A window of the Streptomyces sp. NBC_00250 genome harbors these coding sequences:
- a CDS encoding protein kinase domain-containing protein, with protein MPLEPGDPRQIGAFRLLGVLGSGGMGRVYLGAVPGKFAAVKRVLPVLAEDADFLSHFGHELDNLARLPAGANTKLLASDRTAKPPWFATEYIPGITLNEAIRLNGGPLLGEALWRLLREAAVGLGVVHGADMVHRDLKPSNVMLTSSGLSLIDFGVARAADQSRLTKTGMVIGTPAYMAPEQAVADRRLTGAADVFALGSLLLYAANGRPPFGDGSGPDLLYRVVHAEPEFGRLTETDPELAALIKTCLSKDPADRPSAAELVERTTERAEGALWPAVVGERIAERAAFAAVSPTAEQLAELAKAEPAEDVATASLTPQAGSKEPATASPDPLSVTGSGARSPREKRRNRFVMLAVPVVVATGTTLTVALGPYEIGRLGAAPSPSSSAPSSVASQPANVQPSTSASGSPSSKTPPGSKPPSSKPPGTSPGAPPPPADGGGGDVGGTGTLPGGGGGGNGSGSGGGSGSGGGSTPSDPSGGGSNPTDPGGGTTTRPPAPKPTQTTKKPAPPPATGGSTPSGTYSIESVSNGECIAESNPGYAILANTAPCGEPASSGTISYSWNYVSGANGTFRLVNKHSGHCLQPGGTPGFTAKVCNGSSTQSWKINTSTSAGMTIKNMNSGDCMYAGPPFMMLYACDASNEGQLWRNVSPV; from the coding sequence ATGCCTCTGGAACCGGGTGATCCCCGGCAGATCGGCGCCTTCAGGCTGCTCGGTGTCCTCGGGTCCGGCGGGATGGGGCGGGTCTATCTCGGCGCCGTGCCGGGGAAGTTCGCGGCGGTGAAGCGGGTTCTTCCCGTGCTCGCCGAGGACGCCGACTTCCTCAGCCACTTCGGGCACGAGCTCGACAACCTCGCCCGGCTCCCCGCCGGCGCCAACACCAAGCTGCTCGCCAGCGACCGGACGGCCAAGCCTCCGTGGTTCGCGACCGAGTACATCCCGGGCATCACCCTCAACGAGGCCATCCGTCTGAACGGCGGCCCGCTTCTCGGCGAGGCCCTCTGGCGGCTCCTCCGCGAGGCCGCCGTCGGGCTCGGTGTCGTCCACGGCGCCGACATGGTGCACCGCGACCTCAAGCCGTCCAACGTCATGCTCACCTCCTCCGGCCTCTCCCTCATCGACTTCGGTGTGGCCCGCGCCGCCGACCAGAGCCGTCTCACCAAGACCGGCATGGTCATCGGCACCCCCGCCTACATGGCCCCCGAGCAGGCCGTCGCCGACCGCCGACTGACCGGCGCCGCCGACGTCTTCGCCCTCGGCAGCCTCCTCCTCTACGCGGCCAACGGCCGCCCTCCCTTCGGCGACGGCTCCGGCCCCGACCTGCTCTACCGCGTCGTCCACGCCGAGCCCGAGTTCGGCCGGCTCACCGAGACCGACCCCGAGCTCGCCGCGCTCATCAAGACCTGCCTCTCCAAGGACCCTGCGGACCGCCCCTCGGCCGCCGAGCTCGTCGAGCGCACCACCGAGCGCGCCGAGGGCGCGCTCTGGCCGGCCGTCGTCGGTGAGCGCATCGCCGAGCGGGCCGCCTTCGCCGCCGTGTCGCCCACCGCCGAGCAGCTGGCGGAGCTCGCGAAGGCGGAGCCCGCCGAGGACGTCGCCACCGCTTCCCTCACTCCGCAGGCGGGCTCGAAGGAGCCCGCGACCGCCTCGCCCGATCCGCTCTCCGTCACCGGTTCCGGCGCTCGCAGCCCGCGCGAGAAGCGGCGCAACCGGTTCGTCATGCTCGCCGTACCCGTCGTCGTGGCGACCGGCACCACCCTGACCGTGGCTCTGGGCCCGTACGAGATCGGGCGTCTCGGCGCCGCCCCGAGCCCCTCGTCCTCGGCGCCGTCGTCCGTGGCCTCGCAGCCGGCGAACGTACAGCCGTCGACGTCCGCGTCCGGGTCGCCGTCCTCCAAGACCCCGCCCGGTTCCAAGCCCCCCTCGTCCAAGCCGCCGGGCACCTCCCCCGGCGCGCCTCCCCCGCCGGCCGACGGCGGTGGTGGTGACGTGGGCGGAACCGGCACCCTGCCCGGCGGTGGTGGTGGCGGGAACGGCTCCGGCAGCGGCGGTGGCAGCGGCTCCGGGGGTGGGTCCACCCCCTCCGACCCGTCCGGTGGTGGCTCCAACCCCACCGACCCCGGCGGCGGCACCACGACCCGTCCTCCCGCCCCCAAGCCGACGCAGACCACCAAGAAGCCCGCGCCCCCGCCGGCCACGGGCGGCTCGACCCCCTCGGGGACGTACTCCATCGAGAGCGTCTCCAACGGGGAGTGCATCGCCGAGTCCAACCCCGGGTACGCCATCCTGGCCAACACCGCCCCGTGCGGCGAACCGGCCAGCAGCGGCACGATCTCCTACTCCTGGAACTACGTGTCCGGCGCGAACGGCACCTTCCGACTGGTCAACAAGCATTCCGGCCACTGCCTCCAGCCGGGCGGGACACCCGGCTTCACGGCCAAGGTCTGCAACGGCTCCAGCACCCAGTCGTGGAAGATCAACACCAGTACGTCCGCCGGCATGACCATCAAGAACATGAACAGCGGCGACTGCATGTACGCCGGACCGCCGTTCATGATGTTGTACGCCTGCGACGCGAGCAACGAGGGCCAGCTCTGGAGGAACGTCTCCCCCGTCTGA
- a CDS encoding Zn-ribbon domain-containing OB-fold protein codes for MTAAPDIDAFTRPYWDAAAEGLLLLRHCAACDRVHHYPREFCPHCWSEDVTWERASGRATLYTWSVVHRNDLPPFGERVPYVAAVVDLAEGPRMMTEVVDVPEAELRIGMELRVAFRQEGEATVPVFTGAAAGRLA; via the coding sequence GTGACGGCCGCCCCCGACATCGACGCGTTCACCCGCCCCTACTGGGACGCCGCCGCGGAGGGCCTCCTCCTCCTGCGCCACTGCGCGGCCTGCGACCGGGTCCACCACTACCCGCGCGAGTTCTGCCCGCACTGCTGGAGCGAGGACGTCACCTGGGAGCGGGCGAGCGGCCGCGCGACCCTCTACACCTGGTCGGTCGTCCACCGGAACGACCTCCCGCCCTTCGGGGAGCGGGTGCCGTACGTGGCGGCGGTCGTCGACCTGGCCGAGGGGCCGCGCATGATGACCGAGGTCGTGGACGTCCCGGAGGCGGAGCTCCGGATCGGGATGGAGCTGCGGGTCGCCTTCCGGCAGGAGGGGGAGGCGACGGTCCCCGTCTTCACGGGAGCCGCCGCCGGGCGCCTGGCGTAG
- a CDS encoding DoxX family membrane protein translates to MQTVWLTGAEWLAVLRIGLGLWWLESWRHKDRKGWFERGTGIAWAADVAGKHKWPPVKKGFDAVVAPRPKLMAYVVVYAELALGLGLVVGFLTPIALIGGLLLNLLYLVLMIHDWAEQGQNAMMALISLVALFAMSWQTWSLDHAIGLFL, encoded by the coding sequence ATGCAGACCGTCTGGCTCACCGGCGCCGAATGGCTCGCCGTCCTCCGCATCGGCCTCGGCCTGTGGTGGCTGGAGAGCTGGCGCCACAAGGACAGGAAGGGCTGGTTCGAGCGCGGCACCGGCATAGCCTGGGCCGCCGACGTGGCCGGCAAACACAAGTGGCCGCCGGTCAAGAAGGGCTTCGACGCGGTCGTCGCACCGCGCCCCAAGCTCATGGCGTACGTCGTCGTCTACGCCGAACTGGCCCTCGGACTGGGCCTGGTGGTCGGCTTCCTGACCCCGATCGCCCTGATCGGCGGCCTGCTCCTCAACCTGCTCTACCTCGTCCTCATGATCCACGACTGGGCCGAGCAGGGGCAGAACGCGATGATGGCCCTCATCTCCCTCGTCGCCCTCTTCGCCATGTCCTGGCAGACCTGGTCCCTCGACCACGCGATCGGACTGTTCCTGTGA
- a CDS encoding flavin-containing monooxygenase — MATTPLALSPQVDHPVYVIGAGPGGLAVAAALRGRGVRAVVLEKSDAVGASWRAHYDRLRLHTTRRLSALPGLKIPRSFGRWVARADVVRYLEKYAEKHELEIVTGVEVFRVERSGSDWVLHATGGRRLVGRAVVVATGYNHTPRLPEWPGLDAYASGGAGAGALLHARDYRNPEPYAGKDVLVVGIGNTGAEIAADLAEGGAERVRLAVRTVPHIVRRTTAGWPAQRNGILVRRLPTGLVDRLGALIARVGMPDLSEYGLPRPDTGLASRTREGAIPVQDVGLIDAVRAGKVEIVAAVEAFEDGDVILTDGTRIAPDVVIAATGYRRALEPLVGHLDVLDGRGRPVVHGARCPREAPGLYFTGFTNPISGMLRELAIDAEKIARRIAR, encoded by the coding sequence ATGGCCACCACCCCCCTTGCACTCTCTCCACAGGTCGACCACCCCGTGTACGTCATCGGCGCGGGCCCCGGCGGGCTCGCCGTCGCCGCCGCCCTGCGCGGGCGCGGCGTCCGGGCGGTCGTCCTGGAGAAGTCCGACGCCGTCGGCGCCTCCTGGCGCGCCCACTACGACCGACTGCGGCTGCACACCACCCGGCGGCTCTCCGCCCTCCCCGGGCTGAAGATCCCCCGCTCCTTCGGGCGGTGGGTCGCCCGCGCCGACGTGGTGCGCTACCTGGAGAAGTACGCCGAGAAGCACGAGCTGGAGATCGTGACGGGCGTCGAGGTCTTCCGGGTCGAGCGGTCCGGCTCGGACTGGGTCCTGCACGCGACCGGCGGGCGCCGGCTCGTCGGGCGGGCGGTCGTCGTGGCCACCGGCTACAACCACACCCCGCGCCTGCCCGAGTGGCCCGGCCTGGACGCGTACGCGAGCGGGGGCGCCGGCGCGGGCGCGCTGCTCCACGCCCGGGACTACCGCAACCCCGAGCCGTACGCCGGGAAGGACGTCCTCGTCGTCGGCATCGGCAACACCGGGGCCGAGATCGCCGCCGACCTCGCCGAGGGCGGTGCCGAACGGGTACGGCTCGCGGTGCGGACCGTCCCGCACATCGTGCGGCGCACGACGGCCGGCTGGCCCGCCCAGCGCAACGGCATCCTGGTGCGCCGCCTGCCGACCGGTCTCGTCGACCGACTGGGCGCCCTGATCGCCCGGGTCGGGATGCCGGACCTCTCCGAGTACGGGCTGCCCCGGCCGGACACGGGTCTCGCCTCACGCACGCGGGAGGGTGCGATACCGGTGCAGGACGTGGGCCTGATCGACGCGGTGCGGGCGGGGAAGGTCGAGATCGTCGCGGCCGTCGAGGCCTTCGAGGACGGCGACGTGATCCTCACGGACGGCACCCGGATCGCCCCCGACGTGGTGATCGCGGCGACCGGCTACCGGCGCGCCCTGGAGCCGCTCGTCGGGCACCTGGACGTGCTCGACGGGCGCGGGCGTCCGGTGGTGCACGGGGCGCGCTGTCCGCGCGAGGCGCCCGGCCTGTACTTCACGGGGTTCACGAACCCGATCAGCGGGATGCTCCGCGAGCTGGCGATCGACGCGGAGAAGATCGCGCGACGCATCGCCCGGTGA
- a CDS encoding acetate--CoA ligase family protein, whose protein sequence is MLGSTHGTFTTDLRARVVACGESPRTTVHGVTAAPGDQDVSGRPLHAPVPDLDRFFRPESVAVVGASDTEGRPNTGITRQLLAWAERVGARLVPVHPTRTSVFGIDCVPSVGALTEPVDLAVLLVADPLPVIEELAETKVKFAVAFASGFAETGEAGAAAQERLAAAVRRSGLRLLGPNTNLNAFERFREDLEGPAVALITQSGHQGRPVFTLQELGVRLSHWAPTGNEADLETSDFISYFAGRPEVGAIACYVEGLKDGRSFLLAADRAARHGVPVVAVKVGRTETGARTAASHTGKLTGADQVVDAAMRQYGVIRVDGLDQLQDTATLLARARRPQADGVVVYSISGGTGAHFADLATEAGLRLPTLPDAKQDELHQWIPEYLSVANPVDNGGHPVGDWRGRKIIDAILADPSVGVLICPITGPFPPMSDKLAQDLVDAAEATDKLVCVVWGSPVGTEEAYRTTLLGSSRVATFRTFANCIGAVKAYLDHHRFTTGYRSPFDEAPRTPSPSFRKAQALMRPGRRLSEHAAKQLLRAYGIRVPREQLVTSAAAAVRAAGLVGYPVVMKASGAQLAHKTELGLVKVGLTSASQVRDAYRDLTDIARFESIDLDGILVCQMVGRGVEMVVGVTRDDLFGPTVTVGLGGVLVEVLDDTAVRVPPFGEHEARSMLAELRGRALLDGVRGAPPADVDALVEVVLRVQRMALELDGDLAELDINPLMVLPRGQGAVALDALAVCR, encoded by the coding sequence ATGCTTGGATCGACTCACGGCACCTTCACCACCGATCTCCGCGCCCGCGTGGTCGCCTGCGGGGAGTCGCCCCGCACGACCGTGCACGGCGTCACCGCCGCCCCCGGCGACCAGGACGTCAGCGGGCGCCCGCTGCACGCGCCCGTGCCCGACCTCGACCGGTTCTTCCGTCCCGAGTCCGTCGCCGTCGTCGGCGCGTCCGACACCGAGGGGCGACCCAACACCGGGATCACCCGGCAGCTGCTCGCCTGGGCCGAGCGGGTCGGCGCCCGGCTCGTGCCCGTGCACCCGACCCGTACCAGCGTGTTCGGGATCGACTGCGTGCCCTCCGTCGGCGCGCTCACCGAACCCGTCGACCTCGCCGTCCTCCTCGTCGCCGACCCGCTGCCCGTCATCGAGGAACTCGCCGAGACCAAGGTGAAGTTCGCGGTCGCGTTCGCCTCCGGCTTCGCCGAGACCGGCGAGGCCGGCGCCGCCGCGCAGGAACGTCTCGCCGCCGCCGTGCGCCGCTCCGGACTCCGCCTCCTCGGCCCCAACACCAACCTCAACGCCTTCGAGCGCTTCCGCGAGGACCTCGAAGGCCCCGCCGTCGCCCTCATCACCCAGTCCGGCCATCAGGGGCGGCCCGTCTTCACCCTCCAGGAGCTCGGCGTCCGCCTCTCCCACTGGGCGCCCACCGGCAACGAGGCCGACCTGGAGACCTCCGACTTCATCTCGTACTTCGCCGGACGGCCCGAGGTCGGCGCCATCGCCTGCTACGTCGAGGGGCTCAAGGACGGCCGCTCCTTCCTCCTCGCCGCCGACCGGGCCGCCCGCCACGGCGTCCCCGTCGTCGCCGTGAAGGTCGGCCGCACCGAGACCGGGGCCCGTACCGCCGCCTCCCACACCGGCAAGCTCACCGGCGCCGACCAGGTCGTCGACGCCGCCATGCGCCAGTACGGAGTCATCCGGGTCGACGGGCTCGACCAGCTCCAGGACACCGCGACCCTGCTCGCCCGCGCCCGCCGCCCGCAGGCCGACGGCGTCGTCGTCTACTCGATCTCCGGCGGTACCGGCGCCCACTTCGCCGACCTCGCCACCGAGGCGGGCCTCCGGCTGCCCACCCTCCCGGACGCCAAGCAGGACGAACTCCACCAGTGGATCCCGGAGTACCTGAGCGTCGCCAACCCCGTCGACAACGGCGGACACCCGGTCGGCGACTGGCGCGGCCGAAAGATCATCGACGCGATCCTCGCCGACCCCTCCGTCGGGGTGCTGATCTGTCCGATCACCGGGCCCTTCCCTCCCATGAGCGACAAGCTCGCCCAGGACCTCGTCGACGCCGCAGAGGCGACGGACAAGCTGGTGTGCGTGGTGTGGGGGTCCCCGGTCGGGACGGAGGAGGCCTACCGGACGACCCTCCTCGGCTCCTCCCGGGTCGCCACCTTCCGCACCTTCGCCAACTGCATCGGCGCCGTGAAGGCCTACCTCGACCACCACCGCTTCACCACCGGATACCGCTCCCCCTTCGACGAGGCCCCCCGCACCCCTTCCCCCTCCTTCCGCAAGGCCCAGGCCCTCATGCGGCCCGGCCGGCGGCTCAGCGAGCACGCGGCGAAGCAGCTCCTGCGGGCGTACGGGATACGGGTGCCCCGCGAGCAGCTCGTCACCAGCGCGGCGGCGGCCGTGCGGGCCGCCGGGCTCGTCGGCTACCCGGTGGTGATGAAGGCCTCGGGCGCACAGCTCGCCCACAAGACGGAGCTGGGCCTGGTGAAGGTCGGGCTGACCTCGGCGAGCCAGGTCCGGGACGCGTACCGCGACCTCACCGACATCGCCCGCTTCGAGTCCATCGACCTCGACGGGATCCTGGTCTGCCAGATGGTCGGGCGCGGGGTCGAGATGGTGGTGGGCGTGACCCGCGACGACCTGTTCGGCCCGACGGTCACGGTCGGCCTCGGCGGGGTCCTGGTGGAGGTCCTCGACGACACGGCCGTACGGGTCCCGCCCTTCGGGGAGCACGAGGCCCGCTCGATGCTCGCCGAGCTGCGCGGCCGTGCCCTTCTCGACGGGGTACGGGGTGCGCCGCCGGCCGACGTGGACGCGCTCGTCGAGGTGGTGCTGCGGGTGCAGCGGATGGCCCTCGAACTCGACGGCGACCTCGCCGAACTCGACATCAACCCGCTGATGGTGCTGCCGCGGGGCCAGGGCGCGGTGGCCCTGGACGCGCTGGCGGTCTGCCGCTGA
- a CDS encoding enoyl-CoA hydratase/isomerase family protein, with translation MTDVLHAVENGVSWITLNRPEAMNAVTWDQRERIIALLAEASADPDVRAVVLTATGRGFCAGADLRGAPAAGERVVGDVARMIRLGAQRFIGAVLDCEKPVIAAVNGTAAGIGAHLAFACDLVLASESAKFIEVFVRRGLVPDGGGAYLLPRLIGPQRAKELMFFGDAVPAAEAYGMGLVNRVVPAEDLEKTAREWAERLAQGPTRALALTKQLVNASLDVDRSVAFAAEATAQEMNMTTRDAQEGVASFVERREARYEGR, from the coding sequence ATGACCGATGTACTGCACGCCGTCGAGAACGGCGTCTCGTGGATCACCCTCAACCGCCCCGAGGCGATGAACGCGGTCACCTGGGACCAGCGGGAGCGGATCATCGCCCTGCTCGCCGAGGCCTCCGCGGACCCGGACGTCCGGGCGGTGGTCCTCACCGCCACCGGGCGCGGCTTCTGCGCGGGCGCGGACCTGCGGGGTGCGCCGGCCGCCGGGGAAAGGGTGGTGGGGGACGTGGCCCGGATGATCCGGCTCGGGGCGCAGCGCTTCATCGGGGCCGTACTGGACTGCGAGAAGCCGGTGATCGCGGCGGTGAACGGGACGGCGGCGGGGATCGGCGCGCACCTCGCCTTCGCCTGCGACCTGGTCCTGGCGTCGGAGTCGGCGAAGTTCATCGAGGTGTTCGTGCGGCGTGGGCTCGTCCCGGACGGCGGCGGGGCGTATCTGCTGCCGCGGCTGATCGGGCCGCAGCGGGCGAAGGAGTTGATGTTCTTCGGGGACGCGGTGCCGGCGGCGGAGGCGTACGGCATGGGTCTGGTGAACCGGGTCGTCCCGGCCGAGGACCTGGAGAAGACGGCCCGGGAGTGGGCGGAGCGGCTGGCCCAGGGGCCGACGCGGGCGCTCGCCCTGACGAAGCAGCTCGTGAACGCGTCGCTGGATGTGGACCGTTCCGTCGCGTTCGCGGCGGAGGCGACGGCGCAGGAGATGAACATGACGACGCGGGACGCGCAGGAAGGGGTGGCGAGCTTCGTGGAGCGGCGGGAGGCGCGGTACGAGGGGCGGTAG
- a CDS encoding flavin reductase family protein — translation MGDVMGHAGMAATAVRHLRAAGSPTAVEPLPRPVLRAVREDERPPVDPAEFRRVLGHFASGVTIVTALDPEGPAGFACQSFASLSLDPPLVAFMVARTSTTWPRIAGAGTFCVNILGADQGPLCRSFAVSGADKFAGVDWTPAPTTGSPRLSGAPAWLDCAITAVHTGGDHLIVVGRVESLGAEEDGDPLLFHRGRFGRLSS, via the coding sequence ATGGGTGATGTGATGGGACACGCGGGGATGGCGGCCACCGCCGTCCGACACCTGAGAGCGGCCGGTTCGCCGACGGCCGTGGAACCACTGCCCCGGCCGGTACTGCGCGCGGTACGGGAGGACGAGCGACCGCCCGTCGACCCGGCCGAATTCCGCCGCGTGCTCGGCCACTTCGCGAGCGGGGTCACGATCGTGACCGCCCTCGACCCGGAAGGACCGGCCGGGTTCGCCTGCCAGTCCTTCGCCTCCCTCTCCCTCGACCCGCCCCTGGTCGCCTTCATGGTCGCCCGTACGTCGACCACCTGGCCCAGGATCGCGGGGGCGGGCACCTTCTGCGTCAACATCCTCGGCGCCGACCAGGGCCCGCTGTGCCGGTCGTTCGCGGTGAGCGGCGCGGACAAGTTCGCGGGCGTGGACTGGACCCCGGCCCCGACCACGGGCTCACCCCGGCTGTCCGGCGCACCCGCCTGGCTGGACTGTGCGATCACCGCCGTGCACACCGGGGGCGACCACCTGATCGTGGTGGGGAGGGTGGAGTCGCTGGGCGCCGAGGAGGACGGGGACCCGCTGCTGTTCCACCGGGGGAGGTTCGGACGGCTGAGCTCGTAG
- a CDS encoding MFS transporter has product MAQTTETPARTPDGQTPRVPRTPRVHRAWFVAAVTFVTIIGAAAFASLPGLLIEPLHKEFDWSRGTIGFAVSVNLALYGLTAPFAAALMDRFGIRRIVAVALSVIALGSVLTVWMTAAWQLVLFWGVLVGLGSGSMALAFAATVTNRWFVARRGLVTGILTAAGASGQLVFLPLLSWLVEHHGWRPAAVTVALAALAVVPFVWLLLRDHPADVGLAPYGGEYAEKPAPVTGAARRAVTVLFKAARTGPFWLLAGTFAICGASTNGLVKTHFVPAAHDHGMPVTAAAGLLAVIGVFDVVGTIASGWFTDRFEARRLLAVYYALRGVSLLFLPILLAPSVHPPMLFFIVFYGLDWVATVPPTIALCREHYGEDSAIVFGWVLASHQVGAAAVAFAGGVARDVFGSYDVVWYASGALCAAAALMALVIRRPRKETLSLAGA; this is encoded by the coding sequence ATGGCCCAGACAACCGAGACGCCCGCCCGTACGCCCGACGGGCAGACCCCCCGCGTCCCCCGTACCCCCCGAGTCCATCGCGCGTGGTTCGTCGCGGCGGTCACCTTCGTCACGATCATCGGCGCGGCGGCGTTCGCGTCCCTCCCGGGCCTGCTGATCGAACCGCTGCACAAGGAGTTCGACTGGTCGCGGGGCACGATCGGCTTCGCCGTCTCGGTGAACCTCGCCCTCTACGGCCTCACGGCCCCCTTCGCCGCCGCCCTCATGGACCGCTTCGGCATCCGCCGGATCGTGGCGGTCGCCCTGTCGGTCATCGCGCTCGGCTCGGTGCTCACCGTGTGGATGACGGCGGCCTGGCAACTCGTCCTCTTCTGGGGCGTGCTCGTCGGGCTCGGCAGCGGCTCGATGGCCCTCGCCTTCGCCGCGACCGTCACCAACCGCTGGTTCGTGGCCCGCCGGGGCCTGGTGACCGGCATCCTCACCGCCGCCGGGGCCTCCGGGCAGCTCGTCTTCCTGCCGCTGCTCTCCTGGCTGGTCGAGCACCACGGCTGGCGTCCGGCGGCCGTGACGGTGGCGCTCGCCGCCCTCGCGGTGGTCCCCTTCGTGTGGCTGCTGCTCCGCGACCACCCGGCGGACGTCGGACTCGCCCCGTACGGCGGGGAGTACGCGGAGAAGCCCGCGCCCGTCACGGGCGCAGCCCGCCGCGCGGTCACGGTCCTGTTCAAGGCGGCCCGCACCGGCCCGTTCTGGCTCCTGGCGGGCACGTTCGCGATCTGCGGCGCGTCCACGAACGGTCTGGTGAAGACCCACTTCGTGCCGGCGGCCCACGACCACGGGATGCCGGTGACGGCGGCGGCCGGACTGCTCGCGGTCATCGGGGTCTTCGACGTCGTCGGCACGATCGCCTCGGGCTGGTTCACCGACCGCTTCGAGGCCCGCCGCCTCCTCGCGGTCTACTACGCGCTCCGCGGCGTCTCGCTCCTGTTCCTGCCGATTCTGCTCGCGCCGTCCGTGCACCCGCCGATGCTGTTCTTCATCGTCTTCTACGGCCTGGACTGGGTGGCCACGGTCCCGCCGACGATCGCCCTGTGCCGCGAGCACTACGGCGAGGACTCGGCGATCGTCTTCGGCTGGGTCCTCGCCTCCCACCAGGTCGGCGCGGCGGCCGTCGCCTTCGCCGGCGGAGTGGCCCGCGACGTCTTCGGCTCGTACGACGTCGTCTGGTACGCCTCGGGTGCGCTGTGCGCCGCGGCGGCGCTGATGGCCCTGGTGATCCGCCGACCCCGGAAGGAGACGTTGTCCCTGGCCGGAGCATGA
- a CDS encoding MFS transporter, which translates to MSVTDNTYKSEAAERIPAPAEPPALWNRNFRLFFVARGVAVFGEGMVPVAFAAGLLGAGHSGATVGYALGGWTAAFALFVLFGGVLADRFTARRMMILADLLRLPGAAVLAVTFTLGGPPLWAVYTLSVLSGVGAALFQPGVASTIPRIAPDVQRANAVLRVVEALMIMAGPAAAGVLVAVWNAGAAFAVNGMTFAVSALCLALMRIAPIPSDSLRRDSLGAELAGGWREFKARNWLWGVIAIWTVYGLTVAGPMVPLTASLVTEDHGSATYGVLMAVNGAGSAVGGLLALRLRPRRPLAAGAVALLGLPVNLALLGLGAPAVLLGAGQFIGGAAFAFWLVMWSTAVQTHVPQEALNRMHAYDVAGSLLMMGVGRTLSGPVAAAVGTEAVLLTGAGIAVLVVAALLVVRPIRTLPRV; encoded by the coding sequence CTGTCCGTGACGGACAACACGTACAAGTCTGAGGCCGCCGAGCGGATTCCCGCCCCGGCCGAGCCGCCCGCACTGTGGAACCGTAACTTCCGGCTCTTCTTCGTCGCCCGGGGAGTCGCCGTCTTCGGCGAGGGCATGGTCCCGGTCGCCTTCGCCGCCGGACTCCTCGGCGCCGGCCACTCCGGCGCCACCGTCGGCTACGCGCTCGGCGGCTGGACGGCCGCCTTCGCGCTCTTCGTCCTCTTCGGCGGCGTCCTCGCCGACCGCTTCACCGCCCGCCGCATGATGATCCTCGCGGATCTGCTGCGGCTGCCCGGAGCGGCCGTCCTCGCCGTCACCTTCACCCTCGGCGGCCCACCGCTCTGGGCGGTCTACACCCTCTCCGTCCTCAGTGGCGTCGGCGCCGCCCTCTTCCAGCCCGGTGTCGCCTCCACCATCCCGCGCATCGCCCCCGACGTGCAGCGCGCCAACGCCGTCCTCCGTGTCGTCGAAGCCCTCATGATCATGGCCGGACCCGCGGCGGCGGGCGTGCTCGTCGCCGTGTGGAACGCGGGCGCCGCCTTCGCCGTCAACGGCATGACCTTCGCCGTCAGCGCCCTCTGCCTCGCCCTGATGCGGATCGCCCCGATCCCGTCCGACTCCCTGCGGCGCGACTCCCTCGGCGCCGAGCTCGCAGGAGGCTGGCGCGAGTTCAAGGCCAGGAACTGGCTCTGGGGAGTCATCGCCATCTGGACGGTGTACGGACTGACCGTCGCCGGACCCATGGTGCCGCTCACCGCGAGCCTCGTCACCGAGGACCACGGCTCGGCCACCTACGGCGTCCTCATGGCCGTCAACGGCGCGGGCAGCGCCGTCGGCGGCCTGCTCGCCCTCCGGCTGCGCCCCCGCAGACCCCTCGCGGCGGGCGCCGTCGCCCTCCTCGGCCTCCCCGTGAACCTCGCCCTTCTCGGCCTGGGCGCGCCCGCGGTGCTGCTCGGCGCGGGCCAGTTCATCGGCGGGGCGGCCTTCGCCTTCTGGCTGGTGATGTGGTCGACGGCCGTGCAGACCCACGTCCCGCAGGAGGCCCTGAACCGGATGCACGCGTACGACGTGGCCGGCTCGCTCCTGATGATGGGCGTCGGCCGCACCCTGTCGGGGCCGGTGGCGGCGGCGGTCGGCACGGAGGCGGTGCTGCTGACGGGGGCGGGGATCGCGGTCCTCGTGGTGGCCGCGCTGCTCGTCGTACGCCCGATCAGGACGTTGCCGAGGGTGTGA